The Aerococcus christensenii genome segment GCGCGGGAAAGCTGCAGGAGTAACAACTGTTGTCTTTGACCGTGGTGGTTACCAATATCACGGTCGTGTTCAAGCTTTGGCTGACGCTGCTCGTGAAAATGGATTAGAATTTTAAGCAAAGGAGGATACCCACACATGGCAAAAGATTTCAACCAAGTTGAGGAAAATAAAATTGAAGATCGTGTCGTAGCCATTAACCGTGTTACTAAGGTTGTAAAGGGTGGACGTCGTATGCGTTTTGCTGCCTTAGTGGTTGTTGGTGATAAGAACGGTCGTGTTGGTTTTGGTACTGGTAAAGCGGCTGAAGTTCCAGCTGCAATCAACAAAGCGATTGAAGATGGTAAGAAAAACATGATTTCACTTCCACTTGCTGGTTCTACCATTCCTCATGAAGTGATTGGTAAATTCAACGGAGGCTGCGTCATGTTAAAACCGGCTAAAGTCGGTTCTGGAGTAGCTGCTGGCGGCCCAGTTCGTGCGGTTGTTGAATTAGCAGGTATTTCAGATATTACATCTAAATCTCTCGGTTCGAATACGCCAATTAACATGGTTCGTGCAACCATTAAAGGCTTATCTGAATTAAAAGATCCAAAAGATGTTGCTCAATTACGTGGTAAATCCGTACAAGAACTATTGAGTTAAGGGAGGAGTATCCATGGCTGAAGTAAAAGTTACTTTAAAGAAAAGCTTAATCGGTCGTAAACAAGACCAAATTAAGACTTGTCAAGCATTAGGATTAACACGTCCTGGTCGTACTGTGGTGAAAACCCGTAATGCAGCGATTGATGGAATGCTTAACAAAGTTTTACATTTAGTGGAAATTGAAGAAGTTAAATAATTAATCAAAAGGGAGGTGCAGACGAAATGTCATTACACGAATTAAAAGCCGCTGAAGGAGCACGTCACAGCCGTAAACGTGTTGGTCGTGGTTCAGGTTCTGGTTTTGGAAAAACCTCTACCCGTGGTCAAAAAGGACAATTAGCTCGCTCAGGTGGCGGTACGCGCTTAGGGTTTGAAGGGGGACAAACACCTTTATTCCGTCGTATTCCTAAACGTGGTTTTACAAACATTAATCGCAAGGAATATGCTATCGTAAATTTAGATGATTTAAATATCTTTGAAAATGGTAGTGAAGTAACGCCTAAAGAACTTTTTGAAGCTGGTTTAATCAAAAAAGAAAAAGCTGGGGTAAAAATCTTAGGTAATGGAAGCTTAGAACGTAAATTAACCGTTAAAGCTGCTAAATTCTCAGCGTCTGCTAAAAAAGCAATTGAATCCGCTGGGGGAACTTGCGAGGTGCTCTAATGATTAGCACCTTGAAACAAGCCATTAAAGATAAAAATATAAGAAGCCGTCTTTTTTTTAGTTTATTGATGCTCATTGTGTTTCGAATAGGTTCACATATTACTGTGCCTTTTGTTAATGCAGAAGCTGTTTCAACCTTAGCAAGCTCAGGGTTGTTTGGGTTATTGAACACCTTTGGTGGGGGAGCCTTAGCGAGTTATTCGATTTTCTCGTTAGGGGTTTCTCCGTATATTACAGCTTCCATTGTTATTCAGCTGTTACAGATGGAAATTGTTCCTTCTTTTACAGAATGGTCAAAGCAAGGGGAAGTAGGTCGCCGAAAGTTAAACAAATGGACCCGATATTTTTCTGTTGTTATTGCGTTTTTCCAAGCAATTGCCATTTCGTTTGGTTTTAATTCGTTAGCGCAATACGGGTTAATTCAGAATCCTTCAACAGCAACCTATCTTTTAATCGGGTTGATTATGACTGCAGGTACTATGTTTGTGACTTGGATTGGAGACCAAATTACGCAATACGGAGTTGGAAACGGGACGTCATTAATTATTTTTGCTGGGATTGTTTCTCGTGTGCCAACAGAAGTAGTGGCTTTTGTTAATCGAAATATTTTGAATAGCCAAGCGGATAAATTGACGAATAATCTTCTCTATGGATTTGGTTTTATTCTGATGATGATTGTCGTTATTACTTTTGTGGTTTTCATGAACCAAGCTGAAAGAAGAATACCAGTCCGTTATTCAAAGAGAGCCAATGCTACAAGTCAAAAAGCACATATGCCGTTACAAATTAATTCCGCAAACGTGATTCCGGTGATTTTTGCGAGCTCCTTGATTATGGTACCTCAAACCCTTCTGAACTTTTTCAGAGCTTCTTATGGAGAAGCTGGGTGGTTTGAGTTATTAAATCGAGTATTTAGTTTAAAGGATCCTATGGGTATTGCGGTTTATGCAATCACCATTATTCTTTTCACATTCTTCTACTCACACATTCAGATTAATCCTGAACGTGTTGCAGAGAATTTTCAAAAGTCTGGGGCCTATATTCCAAGCGTTCGTCCGGGCTTAGCTACCGAACGTTATATTTCGACCGTTTTGAATCGGTTGAGCTTATTTGGATCAATCTTTTTAATGGTAATTTCTACAGCACCGTTGTTAGCTTCCTATTACTTAGACATGTCACAAAGAGTTGCTTTAAGTGGGACTTCTTTATTGATTGTCGTAGGGGTAGCGTTAGATACCTACAAACAGATTGAAGGTCGTTTAATTAAACATCGTTATGTTGGATTTATTCGCGAATAGAAAGTCTGGAGAGATACGAATGAAGCGTAATATTATTTTGATGGGCTTACCAGGAGCTGGTAAAGGGACACAGGCAGAACGTATTACAGAGAAATATGCAATTCCTCATGTTTCTACTGGAGATATGTTTCGTCAAGCAATGGCAGAAGGAACAGCTTTAGGAAAAAAAGCAAAATCCTACATGGATGAAGGTTCCCTTGTTCCTGATGAAGTTACAAATGGCATTGTAAAAGAACGTCTCTCACAAGCAACAGCTGAAGAAGGTTTTATGTTAGATGGATTTCCACGGACTTTGAATCAAGCCAAAGCACTAGATACAATTATGGCGGAATTAAAAACTAGCCTTGATGCTGTTTTATATATTGACGTTCCAGCTGAAGAATTAAAGAAACGACTAACTGGACGTATCATTTGTCGTGGTTGTGGATCAACTTACAATGTGAATTCTAATCCTCCAAAGGAAGAAGGCACATGTGACCGTTGCTCTGGGCATGAATTTTATCAACGCGATGATGATAAGCCAGAGGTTGTTGAAAATCGAATTAAAATAAACATTGAACAAACAGAACCACTCGTTAAGTTCTATGAAGAAAAAGGAATTTTGAAACGAATTCCTGGCGATATCGGTATCGATAATGTATTTCAACACATCAGCCAAATTATTGAAGAATAGTCTTGAAATAATAGCTGTTTTGTAGTAAAATGCATTAGTTAGTCGAAAGATAAAGCCTACTGATTGAAGCTATTACTTGAATAGACTGGGAGGATATGTTGTGGCTAAAGAAGATATGATCGAAATCGAAGGTACTGTTACTGAATCGTTACCAAATGCTATGTTCAAGGTTGAGTTGGAGAATGGCTTTGAAGTCTTAGCTCATATTTCTGGAAAAATGCGGGTCAATTATATTCGTATCTTACCAGGAGATCGCGTGAAGGTAGAGATGTCTCCTTATGACTTGACAAAAGGACGTATTACTTACCGATTCAAGTAATGGTGATAACAAGGAGGTATAAGAGTGAAAGTTAGAGCATCTGTTAAACCTATGTGTGAAAAATGTAAGGTGATTCGTCGTCATGGTCGCGTTATGGTGATCTGCGAAAATCCTAAACATAAACAACGTCAAGGTTAATTATTAGAGTAAGGAGGGACCAATTACATGGCACGTATAGCAGGAGTAGATATTCCTAGAGATAAACGCGTAGTTATCTCATTAACCTATATTTTCGGAATTGGAACAAAAACTGCAATGGATATTTGTAAAGCAGCTGATGTTAATATCGACACTCGCGTATGCGATTTAAGCAATGATGAATTAGATCGTTTGCGTAAAGAAGTAGATAAAATTAAAGTTGAAGGTGACTTACGTCGGGATATCAATATGGATATTAAACGTTTGCAAGAAATCGGTTCATACCGTGGTATGCGTCACCGTCGTGGTTTACCTGTTCGTGGGCAAAACACTAAAAACAATGCACGTACCCGTAAAGGTAAACGGGGCTTAGCAATTGCTAAGAAAAAATAGATAATATTTAAAAAGGAGGTTTCTATTCAACATGGCAAAAGCAAAACGTCAAACATCACGTAAACGTCGTGTCAAAAAACATGTTGAAAGTGGTGTTGCACACATCCATTCAACATTTAACAATACCATTGTTATGATTACCGATGAACAAGGCAATGCGATTGCTTGGTCATCTGCCGGGGCATTAGGTTTTAAAGGTTCACGTAAATCTACACCATATGCCGCTCAATTAGCATCTGAAACAGCTGCTAAACAAGCAATGGATCATGGGATGAAGACAGTAGAAGTATCTGTTAAGGGACCTGGTTCTGGTCGCGAATCAGCTATTCGTGCTTTACAAGCAGCTGGATTAGAAGTAACTGCTATTCGTGACGTCACCCCAATTCCTCACAATGGTTGTCGTCCTCCAAAACGTCGTCGTGTTTAGTCTTTAAAACGATTGATGCATGTGGACTTATTACAAGGTGCAAGTTTTCACGTTTTGAAAGGGGTAAACTATTAGGATGATCGAAATTGAAAAGCCAAATATCGAAACCATTGAAACGAGCGCGGACAACAAATTTGGTAAGTTTGTAGTTGAACCATTAGAAAGAGGTTATGGGACAACTTTAGGCAACTCTCTTCGTCGAGTACTCTTATCCTCATTACCAGGGACAGCTGTGACATCCATCAAAATCGAAAATGTTTTACATGAATTTTCAACGATTCCAGGTGTCCGAGAAGACGTTACACAGATCGTTTTGAATATTAAGCAATTAGCTTTAAAGCTGTATGATGTCGAAGAAAAGCAAATTGAAATTGATATGGTAGGGCCTGCAGAAGTAACAGCAGCAGATATTACTGCAGACGCGGACTTTGATGTAATGAATCCTGATTTACATATTTGTTCGCTGGCCGAAGGAGCTAGATTCCATATGATTATGACAATCAAAAATGGGCGTGGCTTCGTAAGAGCGGAGAATAATAAATCAGAAGATATGCCAATCGGCGTGATTCCTGTTGATTCCGTCTACACACCAATTAAAAAAGTTAATTATCAAGTAGAAAATACCCGTATTGGGGAAGTTAACAAGTATGACAAATTAACTTTGGATATTTGGACAGATGGTACGATTGCCCCACAAGACGCTTTAAGCCTTGCTGCTAAAATCTTAACCGAACATCTTGTTATCTTTGTGAATCTCACTGATGAAGCTCAAGAAGCTGAAATCATGGTAGAAAAAGAAGAAACGCAAAAAGAAAAAATGCTTGAAATGACAATTGAAGAATTAGATTTATCTGTTCGTTCTTACA includes the following:
- the rpsE gene encoding 30S ribosomal protein S5, with the protein product MAKDFNQVEENKIEDRVVAINRVTKVVKGGRRMRFAALVVVGDKNGRVGFGTGKAAEVPAAINKAIEDGKKNMISLPLAGSTIPHEVIGKFNGGCVMLKPAKVGSGVAAGGPVRAVVELAGISDITSKSLGSNTPINMVRATIKGLSELKDPKDVAQLRGKSVQELLS
- the rpmD gene encoding 50S ribosomal protein L30; amino-acid sequence: MAEVKVTLKKSLIGRKQDQIKTCQALGLTRPGRTVVKTRNAAIDGMLNKVLHLVEIEEVK
- the rplO gene encoding 50S ribosomal protein L15; this encodes MSLHELKAAEGARHSRKRVGRGSGSGFGKTSTRGQKGQLARSGGGTRLGFEGGQTPLFRRIPKRGFTNINRKEYAIVNLDDLNIFENGSEVTPKELFEAGLIKKEKAGVKILGNGSLERKLTVKAAKFSASAKKAIESAGGTCEVL
- the secY gene encoding preprotein translocase subunit SecY, encoding MISTLKQAIKDKNIRSRLFFSLLMLIVFRIGSHITVPFVNAEAVSTLASSGLFGLLNTFGGGALASYSIFSLGVSPYITASIVIQLLQMEIVPSFTEWSKQGEVGRRKLNKWTRYFSVVIAFFQAIAISFGFNSLAQYGLIQNPSTATYLLIGLIMTAGTMFVTWIGDQITQYGVGNGTSLIIFAGIVSRVPTEVVAFVNRNILNSQADKLTNNLLYGFGFILMMIVVITFVVFMNQAERRIPVRYSKRANATSQKAHMPLQINSANVIPVIFASSLIMVPQTLLNFFRASYGEAGWFELLNRVFSLKDPMGIAVYAITIILFTFFYSHIQINPERVAENFQKSGAYIPSVRPGLATERYISTVLNRLSLFGSIFLMVISTAPLLASYYLDMSQRVALSGTSLLIVVGVALDTYKQIEGRLIKHRYVGFIRE
- a CDS encoding adenylate kinase, which gives rise to MKRNIILMGLPGAGKGTQAERITEKYAIPHVSTGDMFRQAMAEGTALGKKAKSYMDEGSLVPDEVTNGIVKERLSQATAEEGFMLDGFPRTLNQAKALDTIMAELKTSLDAVLYIDVPAEELKKRLTGRIICRGCGSTYNVNSNPPKEEGTCDRCSGHEFYQRDDDKPEVVENRIKINIEQTEPLVKFYEEKGILKRIPGDIGIDNVFQHISQIIEE
- the infA gene encoding translation initiation factor IF-1; translation: MAKEDMIEIEGTVTESLPNAMFKVELENGFEVLAHISGKMRVNYIRILPGDRVKVEMSPYDLTKGRITYRFK
- the rpmJ gene encoding 50S ribosomal protein L36, which produces MKVRASVKPMCEKCKVIRRHGRVMVICENPKHKQRQG
- the rpsM gene encoding 30S ribosomal protein S13; translation: MARIAGVDIPRDKRVVISLTYIFGIGTKTAMDICKAADVNIDTRVCDLSNDELDRLRKEVDKIKVEGDLRRDINMDIKRLQEIGSYRGMRHRRGLPVRGQNTKNNARTRKGKRGLAIAKKK
- the rpsK gene encoding 30S ribosomal protein S11, whose product is MAKAKRQTSRKRRVKKHVESGVAHIHSTFNNTIVMITDEQGNAIAWSSAGALGFKGSRKSTPYAAQLASETAAKQAMDHGMKTVEVSVKGPGSGRESAIRALQAAGLEVTAIRDVTPIPHNGCRPPKRRRV
- a CDS encoding DNA-directed RNA polymerase subunit alpha, which translates into the protein MIEIEKPNIETIETSADNKFGKFVVEPLERGYGTTLGNSLRRVLLSSLPGTAVTSIKIENVLHEFSTIPGVREDVTQIVLNIKQLALKLYDVEEKQIEIDMVGPAEVTAADITADADFDVMNPDLHICSLAEGARFHMIMTIKNGRGFVRAENNKSEDMPIGVIPVDSVYTPIKKVNYQVENTRIGEVNKYDKLTLDIWTDGTIAPQDALSLAAKILTEHLVIFVNLTDEAQEAEIMVEKEETQKEKMLEMTIEELDLSVRSYNCLKRAGINTVDELTQKTETEMMKVRNLGRKSLDEVKARLDALELSLKDND